The following is a genomic window from Propionispora hippei DSM 15287.
CGGCATGGGCGTCGTGCTGGGGCACGCGATCAGGCAAAAGTATCACCCGTTGAAAACATTGCTGGTGACAACCGCTGCCTCGCTGACCGGCGTACTGGCCTTGGGTTTTCTGGTTATGGGTATCAACCCGTTGGCTGATCAACTGGACATGATGACTGAAGCCTTCGGTGAGGTGCAGACGATATACCGCACCACCGGACTGTTCAATGAAGAACAGCTAACCAGTATGGCGGCCATGTCGGCGGCTACGTTGGAGCTTTTAAAGCTGCTGCTGCCGGGTTTGCTGGTGCTTACGTCAGTGGTATATGCCTGGGTCAATCTGCTGGCGGCCCGAGTCCTGCTGCGGCGGCTGGGGACGGAGGTCCCGACTTTTCCTCCGTTTACCGAATGGCATTTGCCGCGCAGCATATTATATGCCGGTGCTGTTGTGGCAGTTATGTTTTACTGGGGTCACTACCGGGGCGTACAGCCACTGGATACGATCAGTGCCAATCTGGGAATATTGCTCCTGGTGCTCTTCTTTTTGCAGGGACTGTCTTTATTTTACTACCTTGCCGATAAATACAATTTGTCAAGGTTGGTAAAGGGTATTATACTGTTCTTAACCTTCACTAACGGCTTCTGTATGGAGCTGACCTTTTTTGCCGGACTGTGGGACGTGGTTTTTGATTACCGGCGGCTGCGGTCTCGCAGTTTGAAGTAGCGTAGCTTAGGTGTGTTTGCAAACTAACGGAATAGTTTACAAACGTGTTCGAAGGCTGACGCTGTGATATGGAGGCGAAATTATGCCACAAGGTCCTTCTTTTTGGTTCGATACACGGGTTTATCTGGCTGTGTCGGCTGCGTTACTTATGATTATCGTTTTTTATAACCGCTATTTTGCCATATTGGGAGTTATCCTGTTATTTGTGCTGTACATGTATGGCAAAGAGCGCTATGCTCAGCAGCAGCGGGCGTTAAACGTGTATTTGAACTCCATGTCCCAGACCATTGACCAGGCGACCTGCTATGCTCTGCAAAATCTGCCCGTAGCTATCGCTATCGTGGACGCCGAAGGACGTCTGCACTGGTTTAATTCTGTCCTGACCGACTGGGGTAAAGGGGAAGTTGAACAGGGCCAGGAACTCACTGACCTGTGGCCGGAACTGACTGTTACGAAAATCTGGGGCAAATCGGGTCATTTTATAAAATCGGTCGGTGACAGGCATTTTCAG
Proteins encoded in this region:
- a CDS encoding YybS family protein, whose translation is MQQTRIRPMTESGILSAVAIVMIIMSVYLPVFGVVAGIIWPVPLTLLGVRHGYNWSLLAVVITGLVTAMVLQPLTALQAVLAFGGMGVVLGHAIRQKYHPLKTLLVTTAASLTGVLALGFLVMGINPLADQLDMMTEAFGEVQTIYRTTGLFNEEQLTSMAAMSAATLELLKLLLPGLLVLTSVVYAWVNLLAARVLLRRLGTEVPTFPPFTEWHLPRSILYAGAVVAVMFYWGHYRGVQPLDTISANLGILLLVLFFLQGLSLFYYLADKYNLSRLVKGIILFLTFTNGFCMELTFFAGLWDVVFDYRRLRSRSLK